CACGCATACCTACCGAGAAACCAAAATAGCAGAATGCCCCAAGAACAAGCAACACAATCTAGCGAATGGACTACAGTCATCAAGCCTAAGGCAAGCCTTCTCGAAGTAGACTTCAAGGAACTTTGGCAGTATCGTGACCTTTACCGCATGTTCGTGAAACGCGATATCGTCACCTGGTACAAACAGACCATTCTCGGACCGCTGTGGTTCTTTATCCAACCCATCATGACCACCATCATGTTCATGGTCGTGTTTGGTGGCATCGCGAAAATCAGCACAGACGGGCTCCCGCAACCGCTATTTTACCTCGCAGGCATTTGCCTCTGGACCTACTTTTCGGAATGCTTGAACCAGACGAGCAAAACATTCATCGAAAACGCGAACATGTTCGGCAAGGTGTACTTTCCGCGGCTCGTCGTGCCACTCGCAACCGTCACAAGTAACCTCGTGCGCCTCAGCATTCAAATGGGGCTATTCCTGATTGTCTTTGCTTATTACCTTATCTTCACAAACGCTCCCGTACACCCGAACATTTATCTGTTGCTTACGCCCGTACTCATCCTCCTTATTGCAGCCCTCGCGCTCGGCTTCGGCGTACTATTCAGCAGCCTCACCACCAAATACCGCGACCTCACATTTTTGCTCACGTTTATCGTGCAACTTTGGATGTACGCAACCCCGGTGATTTACCCGCTCAGCACCATCGAAGACCCGCGCCTAAAAATGCTCATGCAGGCCAACCCGCTCACCAGCATCATGGAAACGTTCAAGTTCGGTATGCTTGGCGTGGGCGAATTCAGCTGGGCAGCCCTCGGCTACACAGCGGGCTTCGCCGCATTCATCCTTGCACTCGGAATTATCGTGTTCAACAAAATCCAAAGAACGTTTATGGATACGGTGTAAAAAGGGATCGAATTCGATCCCTTTTCTAAAAAACATCACTTTCTTCGGCCAGAAAGCCTTTCTATAAAAGATTCACGAACCATTTGGAAAGCCCGTTCCGGATCAAATTTGTCGGCATCGGGTCGTAACAGTAGTTCGGTATCGCCTAGAAATTCGGAATCACGCATTTTCAATTCCATATTCTGCATAAATTGCTTGTAGCTTGGCGGTTTTTCAACCGAAAAATCCATATATCGACTATAGCATTCAATGACTTTCCTAGCATCTACAGGACCTTTATCTAACGCAACTTGCAAATCAAACAAATCACGCCCTTTCTTGCGCTGATACAGAGCACGAAGCTTTGTACCGAGCAGTTCATCTAGCGCATAAGTCGTTATTTCGCAATCACCCCTAAACCAAATACTATCAACACTAAACGGAATTTTGCATAAGCCTAACACATTAAAATGTTCAAAGCAGTTGATCTCTATCTTCAAACGAATCGGCTGAACCGGAGGAAACTCGGATTCCATCCGGAAAAGCACTGTATTGTTATAGCGTTTAGGTTTCGTAACTCGATCCGGCATCCAGTCAAGAACTTCACCTAAGCGGAATAGGATCGGCTTTATCGGTCCCGGATTTATCTGCACCAAATCAATATCCTCACTATAGCGAGGCTGGGGGTGCAAATAAAGTTTATGCAAAGCCGTTCCCCCACGAAACGCTAACTCATTCTTCAAAAAATCATCGCTGAAAATATCCACAAGAGCACGACAGATAATTAGATCCTGCTCAACCATCGCAAAATCTGTCCACGGTGCATGTTCAGCCCAAGCCATAATCGAAGAGCGATCTATCATAAGTCATCCACCTCGATGTCGATATTGCCATTTACATGCCAGCGATTTGCCGGAGAACCTTCCCGTCTGTCATGTTCGTTGCACAATAAAACACTGTTCCAAGAACCTTGCTTTTTTAAGATTTGGAAAAGCATATCGGCCTGATTCTGCCTCAAAAGTACAAACTCAAGTAGATAACCAAAGCGCTGAAGAGTTGCAACAGTTGTGAACGGCAAGAGGTCCACCACCTTCTCCATATTCACAGAATCCATCAGCTCCGCCAACACTGTGGCCGCACGCTGGTAACCGCCAACATGCGCCGAGAATTGCACAAGATCTATCGCAGTCAACTCCGGTCCCGAATAACGTAGCGTTCCAATCTCGGCATTTTTCTTCAAAACAAACGCATTTGGGATTTCTTTTCGATAATTCCAATCAATAAAAGGATTCTTACCAGAAGCCTTAATTCGCGGTTCAATGGTCACTACCTGCGTCTTCATAGCTCGTTGATGTGAGGCACCGTGTATAGTAGCCGCAGACAGCAACCCCACATAATAAGGCTTGCCGACATAATCCATAAGACTATCAACATAATAGACGGGCGGAATTTCCCCCTTCAGCTGATACTGAACCGGAACAACGACATAAAACCCCCGATAAACAGACTGAACTCGCCCTCGGGACACTTGGCGCGATAGTTCCGTATTTATGCTTTTAACAGGACGCTCGGCGAACGCATCCTTTACATCGGCAATTGAGAACGTTACCTTGCCACGAATTTCCCTACCATGTATCCATTCTGATATATTCATTTTATTGTCAAAGTCATCATTTTTTGTTAAGTTTAACAACTTTTTAAATAAAAATATATTCTTTTGGGGAATAAAGCAACATTCCATAAAACTACTTTTCATCATAATCTCCCTGCGGACAAGCGTAAAACCGCAGTGTTTGAAGCTTTGAGCACTTGAACATTTGTTCACTTTCAAATATAACACCGAAAAATGTCATTGTCAATACCCACGACAAAAACTAGCGAAAAAAGCCCAAATTTGACCATATTACCCACAAAGATTCGCCGTTAGATTTCTTTTAATCTATATTATTAAAAGAGGTCTCTATGTCAAACAAAGAAGCTCTACATCAACTCTACACGCAATGTCAAAAAATCAATTTTGACGAATCCTTTGACATTATCTCATCGGCTAAAAACCAAGAAGAAGCTGATTTTTCCGCATGGTAACAGATCTTATCCTGAAGCAAAAGCAGAAAAAAGTTATCGAAGA
This is a stretch of genomic DNA from Fibrobacter sp. UWB13. It encodes these proteins:
- a CDS encoding ABC transporter permease, encoding MPQEQATQSSEWTTVIKPKASLLEVDFKELWQYRDLYRMFVKRDIVTWYKQTILGPLWFFIQPIMTTIMFMVVFGGIAKISTDGLPQPLFYLAGICLWTYFSECLNQTSKTFIENANMFGKVYFPRLVVPLATVTSNLVRLSIQMGLFLIVFAYYLIFTNAPVHPNIYLLLTPVLILLIAALALGFGVLFSSLTTKYRDLTFLLTFIVQLWMYATPVIYPLSTIEDPRLKMLMQANPLTSIMETFKFGMLGVGEFSWAALGYTAGFAAFILALGIIVFNKIQRTFMDTV
- a CDS encoding nucleotidyl transferase AbiEii/AbiGii toxin family protein — encoded protein: MIDRSSIMAWAEHAPWTDFAMVEQDLIICRALVDIFSDDFLKNELAFRGGTALHKLYLHPQPRYSEDIDLVQINPGPIKPILFRLGEVLDWMPDRVTKPKRYNNTVLFRMESEFPPVQPIRLKIEINCFEHFNVLGLCKIPFSVDSIWFRGDCEITTYALDELLGTKLRALYQRKKGRDLFDLQVALDKGPVDARKVIECYSRYMDFSVEKPPSYKQFMQNMELKMRDSEFLGDTELLLRPDADKFDPERAFQMVRESFIERLSGRRK
- a CDS encoding type IV toxin-antitoxin system AbiEi family antitoxin, whose translation is MMKSSFMECCFIPQKNIFLFKKLLNLTKNDDFDNKMNISEWIHGREIRGKVTFSIADVKDAFAERPVKSINTELSRQVSRGRVQSVYRGFYVVVPVQYQLKGEIPPVYYVDSLMDYVGKPYYVGLLSAATIHGASHQRAMKTQVVTIEPRIKASGKNPFIDWNYRKEIPNAFVLKKNAEIGTLRYSGPELTAIDLVQFSAHVGGYQRAATVLAELMDSVNMEKVVDLLPFTTVATLQRFGYLLEFVLLRQNQADMLFQILKKQGSWNSVLLCNEHDRREGSPANRWHVNGNIDIEVDDL